In a single window of the Rhodoferax saidenbachensis genome:
- a CDS encoding glutamine synthetase family protein, whose product MSENKTMNFNDLEQWLNERRVTEVECLVPDLTGVARGKILPRAKFTEDRGMRLPQAIVAMGVTGEFPESGPYYDVIDPTDKDMQLRPDPSSVRIVPWATDPTAQVIHDCFDHDGKLVPFAPRSVLRKVCELFAAEGLQPIVAPELEFYLTARNTDPNTLLRPPVGRSGRAETSRQAYSIDAVNEFDPLFEEIYDYSDKMELNVDTLIHEVGAGQMEINFFHAQPLGLADEVFFFKRTVREAALRHDMYATFMAKPIAGEPGSAMHVHQSLLDVATGKNVFSNEDGTPSEMFMHYIGGLQRYIPAAMVLVAPYVNSYRRLSRNTAAPINIEWGYDNRTVGIRSPISSPAARRVENRVIGADANPYVAMAMTLACGYLGIKNKIKPKPEMKGDAYLTAYSLPRSLGEALDWLRKESDLHEVLGKEFITVYSEIKELEFDEFMKVISPWEREHLLLHV is encoded by the coding sequence ATGAGCGAAAACAAAACCATGAATTTCAACGACCTGGAGCAATGGCTTAACGAGCGCCGCGTGACCGAGGTGGAGTGCCTGGTCCCCGACTTGACCGGTGTGGCCCGCGGGAAAATTTTGCCCCGTGCCAAGTTCACTGAAGACCGTGGCATGCGTTTGCCCCAGGCCATTGTGGCCATGGGAGTGACGGGTGAGTTTCCTGAAAGCGGTCCGTACTACGACGTCATCGACCCGACCGACAAGGATATGCAACTGCGCCCCGATCCCTCCTCGGTACGTATCGTGCCGTGGGCGACCGACCCGACGGCGCAGGTGATCCATGACTGTTTTGACCATGATGGAAAGCTCGTGCCTTTTGCTCCGCGCAGCGTGTTGCGCAAGGTGTGTGAGCTGTTTGCCGCAGAAGGTCTGCAACCCATCGTGGCCCCTGAGCTGGAGTTTTACCTCACGGCCCGAAACACCGATCCCAACACCTTGTTGCGCCCACCGGTGGGCCGCAGTGGCCGTGCCGAAACTTCGCGCCAAGCCTACAGTATTGATGCGGTGAACGAATTCGATCCCTTGTTCGAAGAAATCTACGATTACAGCGACAAGATGGAGCTCAATGTCGACACCTTGATTCACGAAGTGGGTGCGGGCCAGATGGAAATCAACTTCTTCCACGCCCAGCCACTGGGCCTGGCCGATGAAGTGTTCTTCTTCAAGCGAACTGTGCGTGAAGCAGCCTTGCGCCATGACATGTATGCGACCTTCATGGCCAAGCCGATTGCCGGTGAACCTGGCAGCGCCATGCATGTGCACCAGAGTTTGCTGGATGTGGCGACCGGTAAGAACGTGTTCAGTAACGAAGATGGCACGCCGTCTGAAATGTTCATGCACTACATCGGTGGATTGCAGCGCTACATTCCTGCGGCCATGGTGCTGGTGGCGCCGTATGTGAACAGCTACCGCCGCCTGTCGCGCAACACGGCGGCCCCCATCAACATCGAATGGGGTTATGACAACCGCACGGTGGGTATTCGTTCACCGATTTCGTCTCCTGCCGCACGCCGTGTGGAGAACCGCGTGATTGGTGCAGATGCCAACCCCTATGTGGCAATGGCCATGACGCTGGCTTGCGGCTACCTGGGCATCAAGAACAAGATCAAGCCCAAGCCCGAGATGAAAGGCGATGCCTACCTGACGGCCTACTCATTGCCCCGCAGCCTGGGCGAGGCGCTGGACTGGCTGCGCAAGGAGTCGGACCTGCACGAAGTGCTGGGCAAGGAATTCATCACTGTCTACTCCGAGATCAAGGAGCTGGAGTTCGACGAGTTCATGAAAGTGATTTCTCCGTGGGAGCGCGAGCACCTGCTGCTCCACGTCTAA
- a CDS encoding aspartate aminotransferase family protein has translation MNTVVDTKLIQALDSAHFLHPFTDFKDLNDRGARVITKAEGVYVWDSEGKRMLDAMSGLWCVNVGYGRKELADAAYQQMMALPYYNSFFQTTNVPAVQLAAKLASLAPKVGDRSFKHVFYSSSGSESNDSNVRMVRRYWDLLGQPERKVIISRNNAYHGSTMAGASLGGMSGMHAQGDLPIPNITHIEQPYYFENGKPGETAEEFGVRAAGWLEEKILAVGVDKVAAFIAEPVQGAGGVIIPPSTYWPEIQRIVDKYGILLISDEVICAFGRLGHWFGYEKFGYKPDLVTFAKGITSGYIPLGGVMVGNRVAEVLIEKGGEFNHGYTYSGHPVACAVALANIEIMEREHLVEGVRGELGAYFAKRYAELNAHPLVGAAETCGFVGGLVLVKNKQTKERFKEEDAVGMVCRAHCFNNGLIMRAVGDRMIIAPPLVMTHADIDALMDLIHMALDKTLVELKAKGLV, from the coding sequence ATGAACACCGTCGTCGATACCAAGCTGATCCAGGCACTGGACAGCGCCCATTTTCTGCACCCCTTTACCGATTTCAAGGATCTGAACGACCGCGGCGCGCGCGTGATTACCAAGGCCGAAGGCGTTTACGTCTGGGACTCCGAAGGCAAACGCATGCTGGACGCCATGAGCGGCCTGTGGTGCGTGAATGTGGGTTACGGGCGCAAGGAACTCGCTGACGCGGCCTACCAGCAGATGATGGCGCTGCCGTACTACAACAGCTTCTTCCAGACCACCAACGTGCCTGCAGTGCAACTGGCGGCCAAGCTGGCCAGCCTGGCCCCCAAGGTTGGGGACCGCAGCTTCAAACACGTTTTCTATTCCTCCAGCGGAAGTGAGAGCAATGACTCCAATGTGCGCATGGTGCGTCGCTATTGGGACTTGCTGGGTCAGCCCGAGCGCAAGGTCATCATCAGCCGCAACAACGCCTACCACGGCAGCACCATGGCCGGTGCGTCATTGGGCGGTATGAGTGGCATGCACGCGCAGGGCGACCTGCCCATCCCAAATATCACCCACATCGAGCAGCCGTATTACTTTGAAAACGGCAAGCCTGGTGAAACGGCAGAAGAGTTTGGCGTGCGTGCGGCAGGTTGGCTGGAAGAAAAAATCCTGGCGGTTGGCGTGGACAAGGTTGCGGCATTTATTGCCGAGCCGGTGCAGGGTGCCGGTGGCGTGATCATTCCGCCCTCGACCTACTGGCCCGAGATCCAGCGCATTGTGGATAAATACGGCATCCTGCTGATCAGCGACGAGGTGATCTGCGCCTTTGGCCGCCTGGGCCACTGGTTTGGCTACGAGAAATTTGGCTACAAGCCCGACCTAGTGACCTTTGCCAAGGGCATTACCAGCGGGTACATCCCGCTGGGCGGCGTCATGGTCGGCAACCGTGTGGCCGAAGTGCTGATAGAGAAGGGCGGAGAGTTCAACCACGGCTACACCTACAGCGGCCACCCGGTGGCCTGCGCGGTGGCACTGGCCAATATCGAAATCATGGAGCGCGAGCACCTGGTGGAAGGTGTGCGGGGCGAGCTGGGTGCCTACTTTGCCAAGCGTTATGCAGAGCTCAATGCCCATCCCCTGGTGGGGGCTGCTGAAACCTGCGGTTTTGTCGGCGGACTGGTGCTGGTTAAAAACAAACAAACCAAAGAGCGGTTCAAGGAAGAAGACGCGGTGGGTATGGTCTGCCGTGCGCACTGCTTCAACAACGGGCTGATCATGCGTGCGGTGGGCGACCGCATGATCATTGCGCCCCCCCTGGTGATGACCCATGCGGACATTGATGCGTTGATGGATTTGATCCACATGGCGTTGGACAAGACGCTGGTGGAACTGAAGGCCAAAGGGCTGGTTTAA
- a CDS encoding extracellular solute-binding protein — protein sequence MNKHLWTFALSAIVLAGCGKKEEAPAAAPAAAPVAAAPAAPAEEKVLNIYNWPDYVPEGMIAAFEKESGIKVNYDTFETNEALNAKLVAGNTGYDIVVPGTSFSPAQTEAGFFQPLDKAKIKTYGNLDPAIMAALTKADPGNKHLIPWAWGFTTVGINRTKVEKALGKMPLPENAWDLVFKPEYTSKLKSCGIAYLDSPTEILPAALHYVGKDAYSNDPADYKAATDMLAKVRKDIRLFSSTMIDDIAGGKACAVVGWSGDINIAAGRAKENGSKDVIEALLPTTGGLIFFDTMAITKDAKHPNNAHAFLEFYLRAENGAQMSNEMNYPTGNKAALEKIKPEISGNKTIFVDAEFAAKMIQPGKFTNEGREAIANAYNAFKKGK from the coding sequence ATGAATAAGCACCTTTGGACGTTTGCCTTGTCGGCAATCGTTTTGGCTGGTTGTGGCAAGAAAGAAGAAGCGCCTGCGGCAGCGCCAGCAGCCGCCCCTGTGGCCGCTGCGCCTGCAGCACCGGCCGAAGAGAAGGTTCTCAATATCTACAACTGGCCCGACTACGTGCCAGAGGGCATGATTGCAGCCTTCGAGAAAGAGTCCGGCATCAAGGTCAACTACGACACCTTTGAGACCAACGAAGCATTGAACGCCAAGCTGGTGGCGGGCAACACGGGTTACGACATCGTGGTTCCTGGCACCTCGTTCAGCCCTGCACAAACCGAAGCAGGTTTCTTCCAGCCGCTGGACAAAGCCAAGATCAAGACCTATGGCAATCTGGACCCCGCCATCATGGCTGCCCTGACCAAGGCTGACCCTGGCAACAAACACCTGATTCCGTGGGCTTGGGGCTTCACCACCGTGGGTATCAACCGCACCAAGGTTGAGAAGGCCCTGGGCAAGATGCCCCTGCCTGAAAACGCGTGGGACTTGGTCTTCAAACCGGAATACACCAGCAAGCTGAAGTCCTGCGGTATTGCGTACCTGGATTCCCCGACAGAAATCCTGCCTGCCGCATTGCACTATGTGGGCAAGGACGCGTACTCCAATGATCCTGCTGACTACAAGGCTGCAACTGACATGCTGGCCAAAGTGCGCAAGGACATTCGCCTGTTCAGTTCCACCATGATTGACGACATTGCTGGCGGCAAGGCTTGCGCAGTGGTTGGCTGGTCTGGTGACATCAATATCGCTGCGGGTCGTGCCAAGGAAAACGGCTCCAAGGACGTGATCGAAGCCCTGTTGCCTACCACCGGCGGCCTGATTTTCTTTGACACCATGGCCATCACCAAGGATGCCAAGCACCCCAACAATGCGCATGCGTTCCTGGAGTTCTACCTGCGCGCCGAAAACGGTGCCCAGATGTCCAACGAAATGAACTACCCCACCGGCAACAAGGCCGCGCTGGAAAAGATCAAGCCTGAAATTTCCGGCAACAAGACGATCTTTGTGGATGCCGAGTTCGCTGCCAAGATGATTCAACCTGGCAAGTTCACCAACGAAGGACGCGAAGCCATCGCCAATGCCTACAACGCCTTCAAAAAAGGCAAGTAA
- a CDS encoding ABC transporter ATP-binding protein encodes MTSQSDKSGYLVTEKLVKRFDEAVAVDEVSLSIAQGEIFALLGSSGCGKSTLLRMLAGFESPTSGRILLGGQDVAKLPPYERPINMMFQSYALFPHLDIWENVAFGLKREGLPREQIKQRVNEMLDLVQLGAYAKRKPHQLSGGQQQRVALARSLAKKPKLLLLDEPLGALDKKLREQTQFELVNIIEQVGVTCVMVTHDQEEAMTMANRIAVMSKGRVLQVGTPEDVYEHPKNRFVADFIGNVNLFNGHLSVDEPDRCAATTGIGEIQVGHGVSGSLNMPLAIAVRPEKMEISKTRPAVDFNVFTGKVKEIAYFGSYNTYIVAATDGTKVKITEANTSRRDLSDITWEDDVFFWWGDHSGIVLRD; translated from the coding sequence ATGACCTCACAGTCAGACAAATCGGGTTACTTGGTGACAGAGAAACTGGTCAAACGTTTTGACGAGGCCGTAGCCGTGGACGAGGTGTCTCTGTCCATTGCGCAGGGCGAAATTTTTGCACTGCTGGGTAGTTCGGGCTGTGGCAAATCCACGCTGCTGCGCATGTTGGCGGGTTTTGAGTCACCCACCTCGGGCCGCATTTTGCTGGGTGGCCAGGACGTCGCCAAGCTGCCGCCGTATGAGCGTCCGATCAACATGATGTTCCAGTCCTATGCGCTGTTTCCCCACCTCGATATCTGGGAGAACGTGGCTTTTGGGCTCAAGCGCGAAGGCCTGCCACGTGAGCAGATCAAGCAACGTGTAAACGAAATGCTGGACCTGGTGCAACTGGGTGCCTATGCCAAGCGCAAGCCCCACCAGCTGTCGGGCGGCCAACAGCAGCGTGTGGCGTTGGCCCGTAGCCTGGCCAAGAAACCCAAGCTTTTGTTGCTGGATGAACCGCTGGGTGCACTGGACAAGAAGCTGCGCGAGCAAACCCAGTTTGAGCTGGTCAACATCATTGAGCAGGTCGGCGTGACCTGTGTCATGGTGACCCATGACCAGGAAGAAGCCATGACCATGGCCAATCGCATTGCAGTGATGAGCAAGGGGCGCGTCCTGCAGGTGGGCACGCCCGAAGATGTGTATGAACACCCCAAGAACCGCTTCGTGGCAGACTTCATTGGCAACGTCAATTTGTTCAACGGCCACCTGAGTGTGGACGAGCCAGACCGCTGCGCGGCGACCACAGGCATCGGTGAAATCCAGGTGGGCCACGGTGTCAGTGGTTCGCTCAACATGCCGTTGGCGATTGCCGTACGACCCGAAAAAATGGAGATCAGCAAGACCCGACCTGCGGTGGATTTCAATGTCTTCACCGGCAAGGTCAAGGAAATTGCCTATTTCGGCTCTTACAACACCTATATCGTGGCCGCCACCGATGGCACCAAGGTGAAAATTACCGAAGCGAACACGTCGCGACGTGACCTGAGTGACATCACCTGGGAAGACGATGTGTTTTTCTGGTGGGGTGACCACTCCGGCATCGTGCTGCGGGATTGA
- a CDS encoding ABC transporter permease has protein sequence MFRTSPFTPGRRFVIGVPYVWLFFFFFLPFLILLYISFVDMGSDISPFKPLWDSTTGVVHLKYENYWSIVRTGEDGVLFRTLYIEAYLRSLWYAFCTAVLCLAIGYPFAYFIARSKPSVRPALLMMVMLPFWTSFLLRVYAWKGILADQGVINQLLMALGITSEPIQMLYTNVSMLVGMTYVYLPFMVLPLYANLVKMDFRLLEAAYDLGTSPFKAFWLVTVPLSKAGIVAGFMLVFIPALGEFVIPSLLGGPENVMIGRVVWDEMFTSNNWPRATALAVIMIGLIIVPLAIYYHYTGDPADAKK, from the coding sequence ATGTTCCGTACCTCTCCCTTCACCCCTGGCCGGCGCTTTGTCATAGGTGTTCCCTATGTCTGGCTGTTTTTCTTTTTCTTTCTGCCGTTTCTGATCCTGCTCTACATCAGCTTTGTAGACATGGGCAGTGACATCTCACCGTTCAAACCGCTGTGGGATAGCACCACCGGTGTGGTGCACCTCAAGTACGAAAACTACTGGTCCATTGTGCGCACGGGTGAGGATGGTGTGTTGTTTCGCACCCTGTATATCGAGGCCTACCTGCGTTCACTGTGGTACGCCTTCTGTACGGCCGTGCTGTGCCTGGCGATTGGTTATCCGTTCGCCTATTTCATTGCACGCTCCAAACCCAGTGTGCGCCCCGCGTTGTTGATGATGGTGATGTTGCCGTTCTGGACATCGTTCCTGTTGCGGGTCTATGCCTGGAAGGGCATCCTCGCGGACCAGGGCGTCATCAACCAGTTGCTGATGGCGCTGGGCATCACCAGCGAGCCCATACAGATGCTCTACACCAATGTGTCCATGTTGGTGGGCATGACCTATGTGTACCTGCCGTTCATGGTGCTGCCGCTGTACGCCAACCTGGTGAAGATGGATTTCCGCCTGCTGGAAGCGGCCTACGACCTGGGCACCTCACCGTTCAAGGCGTTCTGGCTGGTCACTGTGCCGCTGTCCAAAGCCGGCATTGTGGCGGGCTTCATGCTGGTGTTTATTCCGGCGCTGGGTGAGTTCGTGATCCCCTCTCTGCTGGGCGGGCCAGAGAACGTGATGATTGGCCGCGTAGTCTGGGACGAAATGTTCACCAGCAACAACTGGCCCCGTGCCACGGCGCTGGCCGTCATCATGATCGGTCTGATCATTGTTCCGCTAGCCATTTACTACCACTACACCGGCGACCCTGCGGACGCCAAGAAGTAA
- a CDS encoding ABC transporter permease: MKQLLEKHFGKAWMVLVFAFLYTPLLFMMLFSFNSTRQDANFTGFSLRWYDALTRDTKIVEGFWLSLKVAAVTGVLSAVLGTFAAFVLVRYRRFLGRTIFSGMVNAPLVMPEVVIGLSLLLLMVGVQNLFGWPERGMLTIILGHTLLGMAYGMVVIQSRLLEMNRSIEEAAMDLGARPMQVFFLVTLPNIAQAILAAFLLSFTLSFDDVVISEFLSGPGVSTLPQVIFGYARRGINPTIYAAATLLIVTVTIVIVGYSIWVARQTRKREREIAAATRAELVALSAR; this comes from the coding sequence ATGAAACAACTGCTTGAAAAACACTTTGGCAAGGCATGGATGGTGCTGGTGTTTGCCTTCCTCTACACGCCGCTGCTGTTCATGATGCTGTTCTCGTTCAACAGCACGCGCCAGGACGCCAATTTCACAGGCTTCTCCCTGCGCTGGTACGACGCGCTGACCCGCGACACCAAAATTGTGGAGGGCTTCTGGCTATCTCTGAAGGTGGCCGCTGTGACCGGTGTGTTGTCTGCGGTGCTGGGCACCTTTGCCGCCTTTGTGCTGGTGCGTTACCGGCGCTTTCTGGGGCGTACCATCTTTTCAGGCATGGTCAACGCGCCGTTGGTGATGCCGGAGGTGGTGATCGGGTTGTCTTTGCTGCTGCTCATGGTGGGCGTGCAAAACCTGTTTGGCTGGCCGGAGCGCGGCATGCTCACCATCATCCTGGGGCACACGCTGTTGGGCATGGCCTATGGCATGGTGGTGATCCAGTCGCGCCTGCTGGAAATGAACCGCTCTATTGAAGAAGCCGCAATGGACCTGGGCGCACGGCCCATGCAGGTGTTCTTTCTGGTGACGCTGCCGAATATTGCGCAGGCCATTCTGGCGGCTTTCCTGCTGTCGTTCACGCTGTCGTTTGATGATGTGGTGATCTCCGAATTTCTCTCGGGTCCGGGTGTCAGCACCTTGCCCCAGGTGATTTTTGGGTACGCGCGCCGCGGTATCAACCCGACCATTTACGCCGCGGCAACCCTGCTGATCGTCACGGTGACTATCGTGATCGTGGGCTACAGCATCTGGGTGGCGCGCCAGACACGCAAGCGGGAACGCGAAATAGCCGCCGCCACCCGTGCAGAGCTGGTGGCGCTGAGCGCACGCTAA
- a CDS encoding aldehyde dehydrogenase has product MTDLKFDGRALVNGKRIGARDGQTFDCISPVDGRVLTQVARCGQADVDAAVAAARAAFEDKRWSGMAPAARKRIMIRFADLLLEHGDELALTETLDMGKPVKYARGVDVNSASNCIRWYGEAVDKVYDEIAPTASTALALITREPVGVVGVIVPWNYPMIMASWKIAPALAAGNSVVLKPSEKSPLTALRMADLALEAGIPEGVFNVVTGYGPEAGSPLALHMDVDCIAFTGSTRVGKQIHVMAGQSNLKRAWTELGGKSPNIVFADCPNLDKAVEAAVGSIFFNQGESCNAPSRLFVEASIKEKFLEKALKLVPGYMPANPTLPDTVMGAVVDQIQMNTVLRYIESGKSEGAKLIAGGEQALAETGGCYVQPTIFDGVTPEMTIAREEIFGPVLSVLSFTDAADVVRQANASVYGLQAGVWTSDLNKAHGVARALRAGTVHVNQYDEDDITVPFGGFKQSGVGRDKSLHAFDKYTETKTTWIRIDSPV; this is encoded by the coding sequence ATGACAGATTTGAAATTTGACGGCCGTGCGCTGGTCAATGGCAAGCGCATTGGTGCGCGTGATGGCCAGACGTTTGATTGCATCTCCCCCGTGGACGGGCGTGTGCTGACGCAGGTCGCGCGTTGTGGCCAGGCCGATGTGGACGCGGCCGTGGCGGCAGCCCGCGCTGCGTTTGAAGACAAGCGCTGGAGCGGCATGGCGCCCGCCGCGCGCAAACGCATCATGATCCGTTTTGCCGATCTGCTGTTGGAGCATGGCGACGAACTGGCACTCACCGAAACCCTGGACATGGGCAAGCCCGTGAAATACGCGCGTGGGGTGGATGTGAACAGCGCATCCAACTGCATTCGCTGGTATGGCGAGGCGGTGGACAAGGTCTACGACGAAATCGCGCCGACGGCCAGTACCGCGCTTGCGCTAATTACCCGCGAGCCGGTGGGGGTGGTGGGTGTGATCGTGCCGTGGAACTATCCGATGATCATGGCGTCGTGGAAGATTGCCCCTGCCCTGGCGGCCGGTAATTCCGTAGTGCTCAAGCCCAGCGAAAAATCACCGCTGACCGCTTTGCGCATGGCCGATTTGGCGCTGGAAGCCGGTATCCCCGAGGGCGTATTCAACGTGGTAACAGGCTATGGCCCCGAGGCCGGTTCGCCGCTGGCGCTGCACATGGATGTGGATTGCATCGCCTTCACGGGTTCCACCCGCGTGGGCAAACAGATCCATGTGATGGCCGGGCAAAGCAACCTCAAACGTGCCTGGACCGAGCTGGGCGGCAAGTCGCCCAACATCGTGTTTGCCGATTGCCCAAACCTGGACAAGGCCGTGGAAGCCGCCGTGGGTAGCATCTTCTTCAACCAGGGCGAGAGCTGCAATGCACCGTCGCGCCTGTTTGTGGAAGCCAGCATCAAGGAAAAATTCCTGGAGAAGGCGCTGAAGCTGGTGCCCGGCTACATGCCCGCCAACCCCACCTTGCCCGACACCGTGATGGGCGCGGTGGTGGACCAGATCCAGATGAATACCGTGCTGCGTTACATCGAGAGTGGCAAGAGCGAAGGCGCCAAGCTGATTGCCGGTGGTGAACAGGCGCTGGCGGAGACTGGCGGTTGCTACGTACAACCCACGATCTTCGACGGTGTGACGCCCGAGATGACGATTGCCCGTGAAGAGATTTTTGGCCCGGTGCTGTCGGTGCTGTCGTTCACCGATGCTGCCGACGTAGTGCGCCAGGCCAATGCCAGCGTCTACGGTTTGCAGGCCGGTGTCTGGACCAGTGATTTGAACAAGGCCCACGGCGTGGCGCGTGCGCTGCGCGCCGGTACCGTGCATGTGAACCAGTACGACGAAGACGACATCACCGTGCCGTTTGGTGGCTTCAAACAAAGCGGGGTGGGGCGCGACAAGTCCCTGCACGCCTTTGACAAGTACACCGAAACGAAAACCACCTGGATACGTATCGACAGCCCGGTGTAA
- the gabT gene encoding 4-aminobutyrate--2-oxoglutarate transaminase, producing the protein MNAILKPAAQAAGTSSGTNAEWHARRLAATPRGVAVMGDFFIDHAKNAEFWDIEGRRFIDFAGGIAVLNTGHVHPKVQAAIAAQLQRFTHSCYQVVPYAEYVSLAERINAIVPIAGPVKSAFFSTGAEAVENAIKIARAHTKRGGVIAFGGAFHGRSLFAVGLTGKVQPYKAGFGPFAPETYHAPFPMDAESFAASKAGIEQLFKCDIEPSRVAAIIFEPVQGEGGFNPITKEATHWLRALCDEHGIVMIADEVQTGFARTGKMFAMEHFGVSPDIMTMAKSMAGGTTLSAVVGRADVMDAPNPGGLGGTYAGNPLAVAAAHAVLDVMAEEKLVERANVLGQRLIVRLEAAKAKNKTMGDIRALGAMVACDFINPATGAPDADKTKQVQQAALKKGLLLLTCGVYGNVVRFLFPLTVEDSVFEEAMGILDSVLA; encoded by the coding sequence ATGAACGCCATTTTGAAACCCGCCGCCCAGGCCGCAGGTACGAGTTCTGGGACCAATGCCGAATGGCATGCCCGCCGCTTGGCTGCCACACCCCGCGGTGTCGCCGTGATGGGCGATTTTTTCATCGACCACGCCAAGAACGCCGAGTTCTGGGACATTGAAGGCCGCCGCTTCATCGACTTTGCAGGTGGCATTGCCGTGCTCAACACCGGCCACGTGCACCCCAAGGTGCAGGCCGCCATCGCTGCGCAGTTGCAGCGCTTCACACACAGCTGCTACCAGGTCGTGCCGTATGCCGAATACGTGTCGCTGGCCGAACGCATCAACGCCATCGTGCCTATCGCCGGTCCGGTGAAATCTGCTTTCTTCTCCACCGGCGCCGAGGCCGTGGAAAACGCCATCAAGATCGCCCGTGCCCATACCAAGCGTGGTGGCGTGATCGCCTTTGGCGGCGCCTTCCATGGCCGCAGCCTGTTTGCTGTGGGCCTGACCGGCAAGGTCCAGCCCTACAAGGCGGGCTTTGGCCCGTTTGCGCCCGAGACCTACCATGCACCATTCCCCATGGATGCCGAGAGCTTTGCCGCCAGCAAGGCTGGCATTGAGCAATTGTTCAAATGCGACATTGAGCCGAGTCGTGTGGCGGCCATCATTTTTGAGCCGGTGCAAGGCGAGGGCGGTTTCAACCCCATCACGAAAGAAGCCACGCATTGGCTGCGCGCGCTGTGCGACGAGCACGGCATTGTCATGATTGCCGATGAAGTGCAAACCGGCTTTGCGCGCACCGGCAAGATGTTTGCGATGGAGCACTTTGGCGTGTCGCCCGACATCATGACCATGGCCAAGAGCATGGCCGGTGGCACCACTCTGTCGGCCGTGGTGGGCCGTGCCGACGTCATGGACGCACCCAACCCCGGCGGATTGGGCGGTACTTACGCAGGCAACCCGCTGGCCGTAGCCGCTGCCCATGCGGTGCTGGATGTGATGGCCGAGGAAAAACTGGTAGAGCGCGCCAACGTGCTGGGCCAGCGCCTGATCGTGAGGCTGGAAGCGGCCAAGGCGAAGAACAAGACCATGGGCGACATCCGCGCTCTGGGCGCCATGGTGGCCTGTGATTTCATCAATCCCGCCACCGGTGCGCCGGACGCCGACAAAACCAAACAAGTGCAACAGGCCGCGCTCAAGAAGGGGCTGCTGTTGCTGACCTGTGGCGTGTACGGTAACGTGGTGCGCTTCCTGTTTCCCCTCACGGTGGAAGACAGCGTGTTCGAAGAGGCCATGGGTATTCTCGACAGCGTGCTGGCCTGA